Proteins encoded within one genomic window of Christensenellaceae bacterium:
- the ftsZ gene encoding cell division protein FtsZ translates to MYNTNNPIDQVASIKVIGVGGGGGNAVNRMVAAGIRSAQFVAINTDKQALLMSQATHRIQIGEKLTRGLGAGADPEIGLKAAEESKQVVTEMLKGCDLAFITAGMGGGTGTGAAPVVAQIAREMGILTIAVVTKPFNFEGKRRMENAEKGIDALKKYVDTLVVIPNDKLLKIVPKGTPIVEAFRCADDVLRQGIQGISDLIVTPSLINLDFADVKTIMKNKGLAHMGIGYGKGENKTIEAVKQAVQSPLLETTIEGATGVLLNVKGGLDLPIDEVNEAAELVREVLDPSCNIIFGAGIDESLQEQVEITIIATGFNGAGEEKQKPRNADAEIRPNFGGYDKDKYEQMLKGNAKPKLYEEKAGGSPATPTREAEPQETGKPTSRIKVDDSSIPPFLRRIRKD, encoded by the coding sequence ATGTATAACACAAATAACCCAATTGACCAGGTAGCAAGTATAAAAGTAATAGGTGTAGGCGGAGGCGGAGGAAATGCCGTTAACCGTATGGTGGCAGCAGGTATTAGAAGTGCGCAGTTTGTGGCAATCAACACTGACAAACAGGCCCTTCTGATGAGCCAGGCCACTCACCGCATTCAGATAGGAGAAAAACTCACCCGCGGTCTTGGTGCCGGTGCTGACCCTGAAATCGGGCTTAAAGCCGCCGAAGAGAGCAAACAGGTAGTAACCGAAATGCTAAAAGGTTGTGACCTTGCTTTTATAACGGCAGGTATGGGCGGCGGAACGGGAACGGGAGCAGCTCCTGTTGTGGCGCAGATAGCCAGAGAAATGGGAATTCTGACCATTGCCGTTGTAACCAAACCCTTTAACTTTGAAGGTAAACGCCGTATGGAAAACGCTGAAAAGGGTATTGACGCGCTCAAAAAATACGTTGACACGCTGGTTGTTATTCCAAACGACAAGCTTTTGAAGATTGTTCCTAAAGGAACACCTATTGTAGAAGCTTTTAGATGTGCCGATGATGTTTTAAGACAGGGTATTCAGGGCATAAGTGATTTGATTGTAACACCAAGCCTTATTAACCTTGACTTTGCCGATGTTAAGACCATTATGAAAAACAAGGGCCTTGCTCACATGGGTATAGGCTATGGAAAAGGCGAAAACAAGACAATTGAAGCTGTTAAACAGGCTGTTCAAAGTCCTCTTCTTGAAACCACTATTGAAGGCGCAACAGGCGTACTTTTGAATGTTAAGGGTGGGTTGGACCTGCCTATTGACGAGGTTAACGAGGCCGCTGAGCTTGTGCGTGAGGTTCTGGACCCCAGCTGTAACATTATATTTGGTGCGGGCATTGATGAAAGTTTGCAGGAGCAGGTTGAAATTACTATTATTGCAACAGGTTTTAACGGTGCCGGAGAAGAAAAACAAAAGCCCCGCAATGCTGATGCTGAAATCCGCCCCAACTTTGGCGGCTATGACAAAGACAAGTATGAACAGATGCTGAAAGGCAACGCAAAACCCAAATTGTATGAAGAAAAGGCAGGCGGCTCACCCGCTACGCCCACGAGAGAAGCGGAGCCTCAAGAGACAGGTAAACCCACTTCACGTATTAAAGTTGACGACAGCAGTATACCTCCATTTTTGAGAAGAATTAGAAAAGATTAA